The following nucleotide sequence is from Acidobacteriota bacterium.
AGCGTGCAGACGGCTCCTCATGTGTACTCGGCGTTCGAGGTCGATTTCAGCCGGGTCGACGCGCTTCGCGCGGCGCGCCGGGCCGAGTACGAGTCGGCGGGCACGCGGCTGACCTACACGGCCTTCATCGCGCGCGCGACCGTCGAGGCGCTTCGCGAGTGCCCGTGGGCGAACGCGTCGGTGGACGGCGAGACCATCGTCTACAAGCACGACATCCATCTCGGCATCGCCGTCGCGCTCGAACAGGGGCTGATCGTGCCGGTCATCCGGCACGCGGATCGGCTGTCGATGATGGAACTGTGCCGGGCGATCCAGGATCTGGCCGCCCGCGCCCGCGCGAAGCAGCTCAAGGTGGACGACGTGCAGAATGGCACGTTCACGATCACCAATCCCGGCGTGTTCGGCGCGGTGTTCGGTCTGCCGATCATCAACCAGCCGCAAGTCGCGATCCTCGGCGTCGGCACCGTCGACAAGCGCGCCGTCGTCGTGGACGATGCCGTGGCCGTGCGGCCGATGTGCTATCTCACGCTCGGCCACGACCACCGGCTCATCGACGGCGCGGAGGGCGCCAGGTTCCTTCAGACGATCAAGAGCCGGATCGAAGGCTTCGACGCGTCACAGCTCTAACGCGGCGTGGAAGAGCACCGCTCGCTCGACGTTCGCCGGCTGGGCCTCCTGCCTTACGACGAAGCGCTCGTCCTCCAGCGCCAGCTCGTGGAGGCACGGCGGTCGGGCACGATCGGCGACACGCTGCTGCTCGTCGAGCACCCTCCGGTGATCACCCTGGGCGCCAGGAACCGGACGGGCCCCCAACACATCACGGCGTCGCCCGAGCGGCTGGCCGAGCTCGGCGTCGTGGTCGCCGACGCAGGCCGGGGCGGGGACGTCACCTACCACGGGCCCGGGCAGCTCGTCGGATATCCGATTCTCGATCTCCGGCCGGATCGCTGCGACGTCCATCGCTATGTGCGCGATCTCGAAGAAGCGCTGATCATCGCGCTGGGTGCATTCGCCGTGGCGGGCGGGCGCGTTCAGGGGCGAAGCGGCGTGTGGGTCGGACCGGCGGGACAGGAAGCCAAGATCGCGGCCATCGGCGTGCGGATCAGCCGCTGGATCACCTCGCACGGCTTCGCGCTCAACGTCGCCACCGACCTGCAGCACTTCGACCTGATCGTGCCGTGCGGCATCACGGATCGGGGCGTGACGTCGCTCGAGCGCGTGCTCGGCCGTCAGGTGGAGATGGCCGACGTCGAGCGCGCGATCGTGGACGGCATGCAGCGCGTGTTCACGTAGCCTGCTCGCG
It contains:
- a CDS encoding 2-oxo acid dehydrogenase subunit E2, encoding MPQMGESVAEGTIVRWIKRVGDAVEKDEPLFEISTDKVDAEIPSPDAGVVLEIRVAEGETVPVHSVVAVIGTEGQRVPPAMSTAPGARSAPVPPPAETSGAGAGAPGATVSLLTAAPLRAVSADDRLRTRSSPVVRKIAQARGIDIGQLTGTGIRGRVTRRDIEAYIERGRTRARPSLPPAYQPGDNVRLEKMSVMRRKIAEHMLASVQTAPHVYSAFEVDFSRVDALRAARRAEYESAGTRLTYTAFIARATVEALRECPWANASVDGETIVYKHDIHLGIAVALEQGLIVPVIRHADRLSMMELCRAIQDLAARARAKQLKVDDVQNGTFTITNPGVFGAVFGLPIINQPQVAILGVGTVDKRAVVVDDAVAVRPMCYLTLGHDHRLIDGAEGARFLQTIKSRIEGFDASQL
- the lipB gene encoding lipoyl(octanoyl) transferase LipB gives rise to the protein MEEHRSLDVRRLGLLPYDEALVLQRQLVEARRSGTIGDTLLLVEHPPVITLGARNRTGPQHITASPERLAELGVVVADAGRGGDVTYHGPGQLVGYPILDLRPDRCDVHRYVRDLEEALIIALGAFAVAGGRVQGRSGVWVGPAGQEAKIAAIGVRISRWITSHGFALNVATDLQHFDLIVPCGITDRGVTSLERVLGRQVEMADVERAIVDGMQRVFT